The window AGTTTTACTAAactaattgattaaaaattagaacgatgccTATTTACCATAAACAtggagtttagcatacattagtaaaaatgtagaatatggctagaaattttaaaacatcactaaaaataataggtttcagtatatatagcatttatcgaaaaatcaatattttcgtaggggttaatacacatattttgagaaaataaaatattgttttaatgcatagttgcatcctacataaatatataatgatggtcaaataggtttggaacctttgtttcCTATGTTTCTCaagagaatagtgattttatagtggttagtcaactaaaTTAGATAGGATATgcatttttactaaattaattgattaaaaattagaacgatacacatgtaccataaaaggaagtttagcatacattattaaaaatgtataatatggttagaaattttaaaacagtactaaaaataataggtttcagtatatatagcatttaccgaaaaatttaatatttttgtaggggttcttaacacatagattttgagaaaaattaaaaaaaaaaaatatgacaatacatgttttaatgcattgttTCATCCTACACAAACACATAATGATGGTAAAATagttttggaacctttgttgtcaccGTTTCTCAAGATAATAACGATTTTACTATGGTTATTCCATTGATTTAAGGAGTATAtgcagttttactaaattaattgataataaAATAAGAACGATGtttatgtaccatgaaagagagtttagcatacattaacacaaatatataatgtggttagaaattttaaaacaacaataaatactataggtttcagtatatagagcatttatcaaaaaattcaatattttcgtagtggTTAACAAATAgaatttgagaaaatttcaaaaaacatgacaatattgttttaatacatagttgcatccttcaataACAGTTtcttgttgtctccgtttctctagggaatatcaattctatagtggttagtctactgATTTATAGAGTATATGCAGTTTTAActaaatttttgataaaaattagaacgatgacCAAGTACCACAAAAAgaagtttagcatacattaatacaaatttattatatggttataaattaaaaaaaaaatctaaagattataggcttcaatatatagagcatttaccgaaaactcaatattttcgtaggggttaacacatagattttaaataaaattaaaaaaaatgacaatactgttttaatgcatagttaaaTCCTACACACATATAATTATtgtcaaataggtttggaacctttgttgcctccgtttctcaagaaaatagcgattttatattggttagtcaactaatttagaTAGTATAtgtagttttactaaattaattgattaaaaattagacattttaaaatgtagaatatggctagaaattttaaaacatcactaaTATATTTCTTGATGTTGCTGTTTTAcacaaatatatttatgtatcatctttttaattcaataaaatttaaattgttCTCTATTAAACCTTTTTTTATATTAGACTAGAAGAACTGACCAATtcgtccaaaaaaaaaagaagaactgACCAACAGTATATATATTAGCTCacatgaaaaataataaataataaaaaaagagttCATATATTAGACTTGAAGAATTTACGTGTAGTACATATATtgttataaaaaacaaataagaaaaatagtagaaaaacagaaaaaaaacaaaaggaaaatgtcaaaatcatttgatttttttaaaaacaaaaaagaaatagaaaaatttAGTTCACATGATCCTAGATGATTGGATTCAGAGTTAGGGGacattgtttttgttgttgttgttgttgttgttttacaCAGATATATTTATGTATCATCTTTTTAATTCAATGAAATTTAAGTTTTCTCTAAAATCACTTTTTATATTAGACTTGAAGAACTGACATGCAGTACATATATTAGTTcacatgaaaaaaataataagtaataaaaaatagttCATATATTAGACTTTAGAATTTACGTGCagtacatatatttaaaaaaaaaacaaataagaaaaaaatagtcaaaaaattgtaaaaaaacagaaaaaacaaAGGGAAAATGTCACaatcatttgatttttttaaacaaaatagaaatacaaAAATTTAGTTCACATGATCCTAGATGATTGGATTCTTGGTTAGGGGACATTGAGTAAAAGGCGATTACCTAATATATTACCAAATTCTTGTTAGTAGACCTAAGTAATCACTTAATAGTCTTAATctatttagataatttattgaaaattatacTTCTATTAAATTTTAACAATTCCAAATATATACGTTTATTTAATAACATAATAGTTTActgtatttaaataatttttgagAATTGAATATTTGTCTATTGAattttaataattcaaaattaaatatgtttatttaaaCTTGAGCATGTTATGTTATCATTTgacaaattttttgaattactTTAACTTCGATTTGAATACAAATATGTGTTTCCTTGTAAATAGTAAACTTTATACAAACTGTAGTGGGTTAGTGGTAAGTAGTTGTTGTTACTCTTTTGGGGCCGATTCAAAAGAAAAGTAACATGTTTTAATTTCCTAGATTATTAGATTCGTCCTCATAATTtagttaaataatatattttatcgaCAATCCATTTCATCTTTATAGTTAGTTAAATGGTACGACTAATCAAATAGCCATTTATCAAAgcctttttttaataaaatgttgttttgagaataaaaaataatcataatttCAGAGATTAAAAATGGCCCCCTAATgttgttttgaaaataaaaaataaagagctGTTATTTTTTTTCAGTAAACTATGTGGCAACCTGTAAAACTGATTAAACACccgaataaaattattattccgAGAATTTATTAACTAAGaagattaaatttattaattattactcCGAGATGCAATGTATATAGATTATAGATATGATTTCATAAATAGTCCTAAAGGCTAAGAAAAGGTAAGTGATTTGAATGAATATATTATGAGTCATTCCAGCTAAGGTGATGAAGGCCTATAAGTTTCATACTTATTCGTATACACACACGTCGCCATCAATTCATCAACTTTAGTTACAATGTATATCTTcataaaataagaatttctttACTGTTATCAAATTACATTTTTAAAGCCATTAAGATGGTATTATCCGAATTATACAAGTGATTACATCCTTAGTGATGAAAAGTCTTACTAGCCTTTTATGTTATTTGAGAAATAATCTCACGGTGGGGATTTCACCAATAAATTTTCGTTACTGATTATATACGACGCGGCATTACGCacatatcatataattaataaaccaaCACCTCCACAACTATATAAACAGACTCCTGACAAGAAGGAACATACATACAAAAAGcacaaaatataatacatacaaAAACATTGTTGTGGTCATCATTATGACGAGGAAGAAGCTAAACATATCTTACATCACCAATGATTCAATGAGAAAATCAACCTTCAACAAGAGGAAGAAAgggtttttcaagaaaatccACGAGCTCTCCGTTCTCTGCGGAATCCAAGCATGTGCTGTTATCTACAGTCCGTTCAGCTCTACCCCGGACGTGTGGCCATCGAACTCGGAAGCGAAGAAAGTAGTGGAGAAGTTCGAGGAGATTCCAAAGATCGACCAAGAGAAGAAAATGGTGAACCATGAAGGTTTTCTCAGAGACAGCATCACAAAAACAAGGGAGACTACCATCAAGAAGATGATGGATAATACGGAGAGCGCTATGAACGAGACCATGTTCCAATTTCTTCGCGGGAGAGGGGACATGTTTCAGCTGACTGACAAACATCGTGACGATTTGTGTAGGCACATTGATCAACATCTTAAGGAGCTTTATCACCATAGGAAACTAATCCTAAATCAATCCCATCTTGAATATGGAGAATCTTCTTCAGCTGCTAATGCCATGACACAACCAGCAGCTATAGCTGAAGAGGGTTCCTCCCCTTTCCCAGATCCTGATGCTTTCAACACTGCTCAGCCAGTGAATGAGTTATgggctttagaaaataattatccTCCTGCTGCCAGTGACCAACAAGGTTATTACCAAATGACGAATCCGGTAGGTGGTTATCATCAGCATCcaagtttaaatttaaattttaatcctaATCAGTATCAGCAGAAGTTTGTAGGATACCCAAATGTAGCTCAAGATGGAAATTACAGTGGGATTCAAAATCAGAATCATCAGCAGGAAGAATGGTTGGTTAGTCAGATGATCAACAATTCTAACCAAGTGCGTTTCCCTATGATGGATGACAACAACCGCTACAACTACGACCAGCCGTAAAACATCTCCATTAAAGACATTTGTTGTGATGAATGCTGATTAATGCATGTTTTATTATGATGTCTACTTTCGTCTGCCAGATTATAATTCTCTCTTTCATGTTTTAGGATTTAATTTGATAAAGTGTCCTTTATTTTATTGCAGTTTTTATATAAAGTTTCAGTTTCATccatactatatattttaaattaaagagAAAATGTTATAATAAAACCGTATactaaatatatgattaatatttcgcatatatatgtataataataaatgataccttttgaggctccatgacatcagcaaaaaaaacttatatcgAAAAGTGTCACGTAACattattactaaaataataataataataattaaatatacaatataaagaaaaataaataatacgtaaatatataatataagaaataaaaatataaatattacattaaacatctatcataatatcttttgatataaaagaaataaaattagagtaagtaaatatataatataagaaaaaataaacaaaaagtaaatataaaattaagaaatgaaaaaactaaattatacatctatcttaaaaatgtaatagtaaaataaataaaaactaaatatacaatatacaaaattgaaatattatattaaacatttattgtaatattataataagtaaatataaaataagtaaatattaatattataataagtaaatataaaatatgttgtcaaaaaaagtaaatataaaatataagacaaaataaataaaaatatatatacaatacacgaaaaaataagtaaatatacaatataaaaaatagaaaaactaaattaaatatctATCTAATAAATGTATAggaataaataataagtaaatatacaatataagaaataaagtattacattaaacatctattataatattaaaataagtaaatataaaatatataaaaataataataagtaaatatatgatatacgaaataataaaaactgtatcaaacatctatctgaaaaatgtataataaaataaaaaatttgtaaatatattgtataagaaatataaGTATTACACTAACATCgatcataatattaaaatttgatataaaagcaaaataattagaataagtaaatatacaatataaaaaaagtaaatatacaatataaaaaatagaaaaactacattaaacatctatccaaaaaatgtatagttttacatatttattatttccaaatatttttataagtaaatatacaatataataaaaaaagtatacaatataagaaatagaactattacattaaacatatcataatattatcttttgatataaaagtaagaaaattagaataggtaaatatttaatataaaaaataaacaataagtaaatatacaactaagaaatgaaaaaaataaattaaccatctctctgaaaaatatatagtaaaataaataatatgtaaatatacaatacaagaaaaactaaatatataatataagaaatataaatattacagtaaacataaaacataatattatcatttgtagtagcaaaaaaattagaataagtaaatatacaatataagaaaaaataaataataagtaaatatgcaatatcaaaaatggaaaaactaaattaaacatatatctgaaaatttatataaaataaataataagtaaatatagaatatgagaaataaaatattacactaaacatttatcataatattagaataaataataaataatatataaatatacaatataagaaatagaaaaactacattaaacatctatctgaaaaatgtatagtaaaataaataataagtaaatatacaatataagaaactgaaaaatacattaaacatctatctgaaaaatttatagttttacatttttttattattcaaatatttttataagttaatatacaatataggaaaaataaatatacaatataagaacaaataaataataagtaaatatactatagaagaaatagaaatattacattaacgTATATctaatattatcatttgatataaaaacaagaaatttagaataagtaaatatacaaaataagaaaaaataagtataaaactagaaaaactaaattaaacatctctctgaaaaatgtatagtaaaataaataatatgtaaatatacaatataataaatagaaatattatattaaacatctatcataatattagataattaaatataaaatataagaaaaaataaataataagtatatatacaatataagaaatagaaaaactatattaaacatatgtttgaaaatgtatagtaaaataaataataagttaatatgcaatataataaatataaatattagattaagcatctatcataatattattatttgatataaaatgaaaaaaattaaaataaataaatatacaaaaaaactaaataataagtaaatatacaatataaaaaataaaataaaaactaaattagatacattttgatatatgttactctttgtttcattatttctatttccagaaaaaaaaatggttaagCACCAATATCACTTAGGTTAAGTACACgaacaacaacaaaattcaAACATCGCAAAAAATGCTAACATCAATGTTACAATAATTTTAacatacaaatatgaaaaaaatctgTTACGCAAACATAAATACAATGTGATCATGTATGCATCTAAACATACAATTCAGAATATAACGTTCAGTCGAATAGTTATATAGTTaacatttgaaaatcaaaatgcTAGTATATGTAAAATTAAACCTTGA is drawn from Brassica rapa cultivar Chiifu-401-42 chromosome A05, CAAS_Brap_v3.01, whole genome shotgun sequence and contains these coding sequences:
- the LOC103870785 gene encoding agamous-like MADS-box protein AGL80 isoform X1; the encoded protein is MTRKKLNISYITNDSMRKSTFNKRKKGFFKKIHELSVLCGIQACAVIYSPFSSTPDVWPSNSEAKKVVEKFEEIPKIDQEKKMVNHEGFLRDSITKTRETTIKKMMDNTESAMNETMFQFLRGRGDMFQLTDKHRDDLCRHIDQHLKELYHHRKLILNQSHLEYGESSSAANAMTQPAAIAEEGSSPFPDPDAFNTAQPVNELWALENNYPPAASDQQGYYQMTNPVGGYHQHPSLNLNFNPNQYQQKFVGYPNVAQDGNYSGIQNQNHQQEEWLVSQMINNSNQVRFPMMDDNNRYNYDQP
- the LOC103870785 gene encoding agamous-like MADS-box protein AGL80 isoform X2, whose product is MTRKKLNISYITNDSMRKSTFNKRKKGFFKKIHELSVLCGIQACAVIYSPFSSTPDVWPSNSEAKKVVEKFEEIPKIDQEKKMVNHEGFLRDSITKTRETTIKKMMDNTESAMNETMFQFLRGRGDMFQLTDKHRDDLCRHIDQHLKELYHHRKLILNQSHLEYGESSSAANAMTQPAAIAEEGSSPFPDPDAFNTAQPVNELWALENNYPPAASDQQGYYQMTNPKFVGYPNVAQDGNYSGIQNQNHQQEEWLVSQMINNSNQVRFPMMDDNNRYNYDQP